In Microbacterium pumilum, the following proteins share a genomic window:
- a CDS encoding YybH family protein has product MDNAALALAQYVTATNRHDFDAVEPLLAADCVYFFGDATCRTPAEVRIYFESTWRQIVDEVYEVHDIEWVQDAPDAATAVFRYTWRGLWDGREASGEGRGTNVLERRDGRWLIVHEHLSRMP; this is encoded by the coding sequence ATGGACAACGCCGCCCTAGCCCTCGCCCAGTACGTCACGGCCACGAACCGGCATGATTTCGACGCAGTCGAGCCGCTCCTCGCCGCCGACTGCGTCTACTTCTTCGGAGACGCCACGTGCCGCACCCCCGCCGAGGTCCGGATCTACTTCGAGAGCACCTGGCGACAGATCGTCGACGAGGTGTACGAGGTCCACGACATCGAGTGGGTCCAAGATGCACCGGATGCCGCCACTGCCGTCTTCCGATACACCTGGCGTGGGCTGTGGGACGGCCGGGAGGCCTCGGGCGAGGGGCGCGGGACGAACGTTCTCGAGCGTCGCGACGGCCGATGGCTCATCGTGCACGAGCACCTGAGCCGGATGCCGTGA
- the leuD gene encoding 3-isopropylmalate dehydratase small subunit: MDKFVTHTGVAAPLKRSAVDTDQIIPAVYLKRVTKTGFEDALFASWRQDPEFVINQPAYAGASILVAGPDFGTGSSREHAVWALRDFGFKVVLSPRFADIFRGNAGKQGLLTGVVSEPDIEAIWAEIEAAPGISMTVDLEARRARVGDVDVAFDIDDYTRWRLLEGLDDIGLTLRNADKIAQFEARREAWRPRTLPVP, from the coding sequence ATGGACAAGTTCGTCACCCACACCGGCGTCGCCGCGCCGCTCAAGCGTTCGGCCGTCGACACCGACCAGATCATCCCCGCCGTCTACCTCAAGCGGGTCACCAAGACAGGGTTCGAGGACGCGCTGTTCGCCAGCTGGCGTCAGGATCCCGAGTTCGTGATCAACCAGCCCGCTTACGCGGGCGCGTCGATCCTCGTCGCCGGGCCCGACTTCGGCACCGGCTCGAGCCGCGAGCACGCCGTCTGGGCGCTACGCGACTTCGGCTTCAAGGTCGTCCTGAGCCCCCGGTTCGCGGACATTTTCCGCGGCAACGCCGGCAAGCAGGGTCTGCTCACCGGAGTCGTCTCCGAACCGGACATCGAGGCCATCTGGGCCGAGATCGAGGCGGCACCCGGAATCTCTATGACCGTGGACCTCGAAGCGCGACGCGCCCGCGTCGGTGACGTGGACGTGGCTTTCGACATCGATGATTACACTAGGTGGCGGCTTCTCGAGGGGCTCGATGACATCGGGCTCACGCTGCGCAATGCGGATAAGATCGCGCAGTTCGAGGCTCGCCGTGAGGCATGGCGGCCGCGGACGCTTCCTGTCCCGTAA
- a CDS encoding DUF3515 family protein, with protein sequence MSRSRRLLVLAIAATAVFGVTGCASTVSLEPAPDSNDPACAEVTVRLPGELGGQSRRWTDAQATGAWGDPAAVLLTCGVQPPGPSTLPCQTVNGVDWIIDDAEAPRYRVTTFGRTPAVEVYLDNEVVSSADVLDALSGIVAVLPTDGAECSSRAG encoded by the coding sequence GTGAGCCGATCCCGACGCCTGCTGGTCCTCGCGATCGCCGCGACAGCGGTCTTCGGAGTCACCGGCTGCGCGTCGACGGTCTCTCTCGAACCCGCGCCCGATTCCAACGACCCGGCGTGCGCCGAGGTCACCGTTCGCCTTCCGGGCGAGCTCGGCGGGCAATCCCGAAGGTGGACGGATGCTCAGGCCACCGGTGCGTGGGGCGATCCGGCCGCGGTGCTGCTCACATGCGGCGTCCAGCCGCCCGGTCCGTCGACGCTCCCCTGCCAGACGGTGAACGGCGTCGATTGGATCATCGACGACGCGGAGGCACCGCGCTACCGGGTGACGACGTTCGGACGGACGCCCGCAGTCGAGGTCTATCTCGACAACGAGGTGGTCTCGAGTGCCGACGTGCTGGATGCGCTCTCGGGGATCGTCGCAGTTCTGCCGACCGACGGCGCGGAGTGCAGCAGCCGCGCCGGCTGA
- a CDS encoding lysophospholipid acyltransferase family protein translates to MSSGSTVAATSPRLRAGTEKRRPSVFWPLAFFIAPLIALLFKLEIEGAEKLPREGAYVLAPNHYSEADPLAVALAVWKAGRPPRFMAKESLFHVPVLGWILRITGMVPVARSSSAASARLTLETSETLVRHGRGVIVYPEGSLTRDPEMWPMRGKTGAVRLALAADIPLIPMAQWGAQAVLPRYGKLKLWPLRRPVKVIFGDPVDITVFRTGESQPAALVNATDVLMGDIAGLLAQLRNEPAPGERWNPADHGQKETGRLEP, encoded by the coding sequence ATGTCATCGGGTAGCACGGTGGCCGCAACGTCGCCGCGCCTGCGCGCAGGGACCGAGAAGCGCCGTCCGAGCGTCTTCTGGCCCCTCGCGTTCTTCATCGCACCGCTCATCGCGCTGCTCTTCAAGCTCGAGATCGAGGGCGCCGAGAAGCTGCCTCGCGAAGGCGCATACGTCCTTGCGCCGAACCACTACTCCGAGGCCGACCCGCTCGCTGTCGCTCTCGCGGTGTGGAAGGCCGGGCGTCCGCCGCGCTTCATGGCCAAGGAGAGCCTCTTCCACGTGCCGGTACTGGGCTGGATCCTGCGGATCACCGGGATGGTGCCGGTTGCCCGCTCGTCGTCGGCCGCATCCGCTCGCCTGACGCTGGAGACCTCCGAGACCCTGGTCCGCCACGGTCGCGGCGTCATCGTCTACCCCGAGGGCAGCCTCACCCGCGACCCGGAGATGTGGCCGATGAGGGGCAAGACGGGTGCAGTGCGGCTTGCTCTGGCCGCCGACATCCCGCTGATCCCGATGGCCCAGTGGGGCGCGCAGGCCGTGCTCCCGCGCTACGGCAAGCTCAAGCTGTGGCCGCTTCGCCGGCCCGTGAAGGTCATCTTCGGCGATCCCGTCGACATCACGGTCTTCCGCACCGGCGAGAGCCAGCCCGCCGCGCTCGTGAATGCGACCGATGTGCTCATGGGCGACATCGCGGGGCTGCTCGCGCAGCTTCGCAACGAGCCTGCCCCCGGAGAACGCTGGAACCCCGCCGATCACGGCCAGAAAGAGACGGGTCGTCTTGAGCCGTAG
- a CDS encoding D-alanine--D-alanine ligase family protein, with product MDRPAVAVLFGGRSSEHSISSATAGGVLRAIDRDRFRVIPVGITRDGVFVLEDDDPDKFALDASRLPEVVDNGTRVLWPEPGPDRTLRVRRADGSVDDLGAVDVVLPILHGVHGEDGTVQGFFDTLGLAYAGGGVLDSALCMDKHFMKIVLQAAGVLVSPWVTVTPARWERDPEGVRAEAAALGEPVFVKPARAGSSVGVSKVHDETELAAALELAFAEDDKVLIEQAISGREIEVAILEGRGGAAPRASLPGEIVLTTREFYDFEGKYLGGDGADVVCPADLTDDQITAVQELGVRAFDAVDGRGLARVDFFLTTDGVYVNELNTMPGFTPISMFPKCWIASGMTYGELISELIDTALER from the coding sequence ATGGACAGGCCGGCGGTGGCGGTGCTCTTTGGCGGTCGATCCAGCGAGCACTCGATCAGTTCCGCGACGGCGGGCGGGGTGCTTCGGGCAATCGATCGTGATCGCTTCCGGGTGATCCCGGTCGGCATCACGCGTGACGGCGTGTTCGTCCTCGAGGACGACGATCCCGACAAGTTCGCGCTCGACGCCAGCCGGCTGCCCGAGGTGGTCGACAACGGCACGCGGGTGCTGTGGCCCGAACCCGGGCCGGATCGGACGCTGCGGGTGCGGCGCGCCGACGGCTCCGTCGATGACCTCGGAGCGGTCGATGTGGTGCTGCCGATCCTGCACGGTGTGCACGGCGAAGACGGGACGGTGCAGGGGTTCTTCGACACGCTCGGCCTCGCGTACGCCGGGGGCGGGGTGCTCGATTCGGCGCTCTGCATGGACAAGCACTTCATGAAGATCGTGCTGCAGGCGGCAGGCGTGCTGGTCTCACCGTGGGTGACGGTGACGCCTGCGCGCTGGGAGCGCGATCCCGAGGGTGTGAGAGCGGAGGCCGCGGCCCTCGGTGAACCGGTCTTCGTGAAGCCTGCGCGGGCCGGGTCCAGCGTCGGGGTGTCGAAGGTGCACGACGAGACCGAGCTCGCGGCTGCCCTCGAGCTCGCCTTCGCCGAAGACGACAAGGTGCTGATCGAGCAGGCGATCTCGGGCCGCGAGATCGAAGTGGCGATCTTGGAGGGCCGAGGCGGCGCCGCACCCCGCGCCTCGCTTCCGGGCGAGATCGTCCTCACGACACGTGAGTTCTACGACTTCGAGGGGAAGTACCTCGGTGGCGACGGGGCGGATGTGGTGTGCCCGGCGGATCTGACGGACGACCAGATCACCGCGGTACAGGAGCTCGGCGTGCGTGCCTTCGACGCTGTCGACGGGCGCGGCCTCGCACGCGTCGACTTCTTCCTCACGACCGACGGTGTGTACGTCAACGAACTCAACACCATGCCGGGCTTCACGCCGATCTCAATGTTCCCGAAATGCTGGATCGCATCGGGAATGACGTACGGCGAGCTCATCTCGGAGCTCATCGACACCGCGCTCGAGCGCTGA
- a CDS encoding 1-acyl-sn-glycerol-3-phosphate acyltransferase, which produces MVRRLLSRLYWACSRWALVTEAAPSRPAVLLGAPHTSNWDFVLMLGIAWRLGIPVRWLGKASLFRGWRGPVMRRLGGIPVDRDDASRVVADVVARIRAGDVFGLVVTPDGTRGRSPYWKSGFYRIAREAGMPVTLGYVDRTTMTTGLGPTVELTGDVHADMEVIRAFYADKAGLRPELRTEPRLRDEDPAPTAA; this is translated from the coding sequence ATGGTGCGAAGGCTGCTCTCTCGGCTCTATTGGGCGTGCAGCCGATGGGCACTCGTCACCGAGGCGGCGCCGAGTCGGCCCGCGGTGCTGCTGGGGGCGCCGCACACGTCGAACTGGGACTTCGTGCTGATGCTCGGCATCGCCTGGCGCCTCGGCATCCCGGTGCGATGGCTCGGCAAAGCGAGCCTCTTCCGTGGGTGGCGAGGACCTGTCATGCGACGGCTGGGCGGCATCCCCGTCGATCGTGATGACGCGTCGCGCGTCGTCGCCGACGTCGTCGCACGGATCAGGGCGGGCGATGTCTTCGGGCTCGTCGTGACGCCCGACGGCACGCGCGGCAGGAGTCCGTATTGGAAGTCGGGCTTCTACCGCATCGCCCGCGAGGCAGGCATGCCCGTCACGCTGGGCTACGTCGACCGCACCACGATGACCACGGGTCTCGGACCCACGGTCGAGCTCACGGGCGACGTGCACGCCGACATGGAGGTCATCCGGGCGTTCTATGCCGACAAGGCGGGTCTGCGGCCCGAGCTGCGCACCGAGCCCCGCCTGCGTGACGAAGACCCCGCGCCCACCGCGGCGTAG
- a CDS encoding NAD(P)H-dependent glycerol-3-phosphate dehydrogenase, which translates to MIGAGSWGTTFGKILADGGANVTMWARRPELANEIHEGKRNSEYLPGINLPREMSATHHLSEALDGAEQVYLSIPSQAVRQNLKAVRPLVANTDAPIVSLMKGVERRTGLRMSQVIEQELHCDPLRIAVASGPNLALEIAREQPTAAVISSTSQEPADAVARRARNRYFRTFVNTDVIGTEFGGVLKNLIAVAIGIVDGVGYGENTKASIITRGLVEMTDFAVAFGAHPETLQGLAGLGDLIATCQSPLSRNNTAGRLLGQGYSFQDVVKQMQQTAEGLASVTPILQLAREVGVEMPIVEQVKMVLDGTMNPRDIAPHLTTDDDTPQGERTQNGQAGGGGALWRSIQRALDQFRDGGRGASGNRS; encoded by the coding sequence GTGATCGGCGCGGGCAGCTGGGGAACGACGTTCGGCAAGATCCTGGCCGACGGCGGCGCGAACGTCACGATGTGGGCTCGGCGTCCCGAACTCGCCAACGAGATCCACGAGGGCAAGCGCAACAGCGAATACCTGCCGGGCATCAACCTCCCGCGGGAGATGTCGGCCACCCACCACCTGTCCGAGGCGCTCGACGGCGCTGAGCAGGTCTACCTGTCGATCCCGAGTCAGGCCGTTCGCCAGAACCTCAAGGCCGTGAGACCGCTGGTGGCGAACACCGACGCTCCGATCGTGTCACTGATGAAGGGCGTCGAGCGCCGCACCGGCCTGCGCATGAGCCAGGTCATCGAACAGGAGCTGCACTGCGATCCCCTGCGCATCGCCGTGGCATCGGGTCCGAACCTCGCGCTCGAGATCGCGCGTGAGCAGCCGACCGCCGCGGTCATCTCGTCGACGAGCCAGGAGCCGGCGGATGCCGTCGCCCGACGTGCCCGCAACCGCTACTTCCGCACCTTCGTGAACACCGACGTCATCGGCACCGAGTTCGGCGGCGTGCTCAAGAACCTCATCGCCGTCGCGATCGGCATCGTCGACGGCGTGGGGTATGGCGAGAACACCAAGGCGTCGATCATCACGCGCGGGCTCGTCGAGATGACGGACTTCGCGGTGGCGTTCGGTGCGCATCCCGAGACGCTGCAAGGCCTCGCCGGACTCGGCGACCTCATCGCGACCTGCCAGTCGCCGCTCAGCCGCAACAACACGGCGGGGCGCCTGCTCGGCCAGGGCTACAGTTTTCAGGACGTCGTGAAGCAGATGCAGCAGACAGCCGAGGGGCTCGCATCGGTCACGCCGATCCTGCAGCTCGCACGCGAGGTCGGCGTCGAGATGCCCATCGTCGAGCAGGTCAAGATGGTGCTCGACGGCACGATGAATCCGCGCGACATCGCGCCCCACCTGACCACAGACGACGACACCCCCCAGGGCGAGAGGACGCAGAATGGACAGGCCGGCGGTGGCGGTGCTCTTTGGCGGTCGATCCAGCGAGCACTCGATCAGTTCCGCGACGGCGGGCGGGGTGCTTCGGGCAATCGATCGTGA
- the murA gene encoding UDP-N-acetylglucosamine 1-carboxyvinyltransferase translates to MKSLLSVTADTKAGEKEVSGETLAIRGGRPLTGRVEVKGAKNLATKAMVAALLGETTSILRDVPGISDVQVVRSLLEVHGVTVDDGDEPGTLIFDPSGAVSAHFEEIDMHAGASRIPILFCGPLLHLLGEALIPDLGGCRIGDRPINFHMDALRAFGAIVDKSYEGIRITAPNGLHGADIVLPYPSVGATEQVLLTAVKAKGVTELRNAAIEPEIMDLIAVLQKMGAIISYEPNRVILIEGVDTLQGYDHRCIFDRNEAASWACAALATDGDIFVGGAKQQEMLTFLNVYRKAGGAFDIHEDGIRFRRGGPLKPVVVETDVHPGFMTDWQQPLIVALTQAQGRSVVHETVYENRLGFTEALVQMGADIVVHPQGIDSPNRRVPRRALEQAAVITGPTPLHGADVVVPDLRGGYSYVIAALAAEGESIVRNVGIIRRGYEKLFTKLDTLGADFDVIG, encoded by the coding sequence ATGAAGTCGCTTCTCAGCGTTACGGCCGATACCAAGGCAGGAGAGAAGGAAGTGTCCGGAGAGACCCTCGCGATTCGGGGCGGCAGGCCGCTCACCGGTCGTGTCGAGGTCAAGGGTGCCAAGAATCTCGCCACCAAGGCGATGGTGGCGGCGCTCCTCGGCGAGACGACGAGCATCCTGCGCGACGTCCCCGGCATCAGCGACGTGCAGGTCGTGAGGTCCCTCCTCGAGGTGCACGGCGTGACCGTGGACGACGGCGACGAGCCGGGCACGCTCATCTTCGACCCGTCCGGCGCCGTGTCGGCGCACTTCGAAGAGATCGACATGCACGCCGGGGCATCCCGCATCCCGATCCTGTTCTGCGGGCCGCTGCTGCACCTGCTCGGTGAGGCGCTCATTCCGGACCTCGGCGGCTGCCGCATCGGGGACCGGCCGATCAACTTCCACATGGACGCGCTCCGCGCGTTCGGGGCGATCGTCGACAAGAGCTACGAAGGCATCCGCATCACGGCTCCGAACGGGCTGCACGGCGCGGACATCGTGCTGCCGTATCCGAGCGTGGGCGCCACCGAGCAGGTGCTGCTGACCGCGGTCAAGGCGAAGGGCGTCACCGAGCTTCGCAACGCCGCCATCGAGCCCGAGATCATGGATCTCATCGCCGTGCTGCAGAAGATGGGCGCGATCATCTCGTACGAGCCGAATCGCGTCATCCTGATCGAGGGTGTCGACACGCTCCAGGGGTACGACCACCGCTGCATCTTCGACCGCAACGAGGCCGCCTCGTGGGCGTGCGCTGCGCTCGCCACCGACGGTGACATCTTCGTCGGCGGCGCCAAGCAGCAGGAGATGCTCACCTTCCTCAACGTCTACCGCAAGGCCGGTGGGGCCTTCGACATCCACGAGGACGGCATCAGGTTCCGTCGCGGCGGACCCCTCAAGCCCGTTGTCGTCGAGACCGATGTCCACCCCGGGTTCATGACCGACTGGCAGCAGCCGCTCATCGTCGCACTGACCCAGGCGCAGGGCAGATCGGTCGTGCACGAGACGGTGTACGAGAACCGGCTCGGGTTCACCGAGGCGCTCGTCCAGATGGGCGCCGACATCGTCGTGCACCCGCAGGGGATCGACAGCCCGAATCGACGCGTGCCCCGTCGCGCGCTGGAGCAGGCGGCGGTCATCACCGGGCCTACTCCGCTGCACGGAGCGGATGTCGTGGTGCCCGATCTGCGCGGCGGCTACAGCTACGTCATCGCGGCGCTCGCGGCCGAGGGCGAGTCGATCGTCCGCAACGTGGGCATCATCCGCCGTGGCTACGAGAAGCTCTTCACGAAGCTCGACACCCTGGGCGCCGACTTCGATGTCATCGGGTAG
- the rsmD gene encoding 16S rRNA (guanine(966)-N(2))-methyltransferase RsmD, producing the protein MTRIIAGRAGSITLEVPDAGTRPTSDRVRESLFGALESADALRGAAVLDLYAGSGALGLEAVSRGATRADLVEKSSRAASVAERNATRVARAVGRDAAIVVHRVSAAAYLHAPRGPFDLVFLDPPYDLPESELTHALELLVPALSPHATVIVERAARSPEPTLPPALIADRSKRYGDTTLWWVAPEAATSG; encoded by the coding sequence GTGACACGCATCATCGCCGGGCGCGCGGGATCCATCACGCTCGAGGTTCCCGATGCGGGCACGCGCCCGACCAGTGATCGCGTCCGCGAGTCGCTCTTCGGTGCGCTGGAGTCGGCCGACGCCCTCCGCGGCGCGGCGGTGCTCGACCTCTACGCGGGTTCGGGTGCGCTCGGCCTCGAAGCCGTCAGCCGTGGTGCGACGAGAGCAGATCTCGTCGAGAAGTCGTCGCGCGCGGCATCCGTCGCCGAACGCAACGCGACCCGCGTCGCGAGAGCCGTGGGGAGGGATGCCGCGATCGTCGTGCATCGCGTGTCGGCCGCGGCGTATCTGCACGCTCCACGCGGACCCTTCGATCTCGTGTTCCTCGACCCGCCGTACGACCTGCCCGAATCCGAGCTCACGCACGCCCTCGAACTGCTCGTGCCGGCACTTTCACCGCACGCGACCGTCATCGTGGAGCGGGCAGCGCGATCGCCCGAGCCGACGCTGCCGCCGGCGCTCATCGCAGATCGGTCGAAGCGCTACGGCGACACGACGCTCTGGTGGGTGGCGCCCGAAGCGGCGACTTCCGGCTGA
- the thiL gene encoding thiamine-phosphate kinase gives MSGSDPTVGELSEGAILRRILDRLGASSALVGPGDDAAVIAAPDGRVVATVDTLVHGPDFRLAWSTAFDLGWKAAAVNLADVAAMGARPTALLVALAMPDDTPVSFVEGIADGLRAACEALAPGCAVEGGDLTVSDTLTIAVTALGVLDGAAPVLRSGARPGDVLAVAGPLGHASRGLALLFDRFRDAAGHPVVADLTTLSPAERIDLEAQLRPRPPLELGPIAAAAGATAMMDVSDGLVLDVSRLAAASDVSIWIDSPALGEDAAFALSGGEDHALLATFARPDVLPVGFHPIGRVEPAGEHAVLVDGHTHAGTGGWDPYRDWDAHGG, from the coding sequence ATGAGTGGGTCCGACCCGACCGTGGGCGAGCTGAGTGAGGGCGCGATCCTGCGGCGGATCCTGGATCGGCTGGGCGCGTCATCCGCTCTCGTCGGACCGGGTGATGACGCGGCCGTGATCGCCGCCCCGGACGGCAGGGTGGTCGCAACCGTCGACACGCTCGTCCACGGTCCGGACTTCCGCTTGGCGTGGTCGACTGCCTTCGATCTCGGCTGGAAGGCGGCCGCCGTCAACCTCGCCGACGTCGCCGCGATGGGCGCTCGGCCGACGGCCCTCCTGGTCGCCCTCGCAATGCCCGACGACACACCGGTGTCATTCGTCGAAGGCATCGCGGACGGCCTGCGGGCGGCGTGCGAAGCATTGGCGCCCGGCTGCGCCGTCGAGGGCGGAGACCTCACCGTCTCGGACACCCTCACGATCGCTGTCACGGCACTCGGGGTGCTCGACGGCGCAGCCCCCGTGTTGCGCAGCGGCGCTCGTCCGGGCGATGTCCTCGCCGTCGCCGGACCGCTGGGGCACGCGTCGCGTGGCCTTGCGCTGCTGTTCGATCGCTTCCGGGATGCCGCGGGCCACCCGGTCGTCGCGGATCTCACGACGCTGAGCCCGGCCGAGCGGATCGATCTCGAGGCACAGCTGCGTCCGCGGCCGCCTCTCGAGCTCGGCCCCATCGCGGCGGCCGCGGGGGCGACGGCGATGATGGATGTCTCGGACGGGCTCGTACTGGACGTGTCGCGGCTGGCCGCCGCATCCGATGTCTCGATCTGGATCGACAGCCCGGCACTCGGCGAGGATGCAGCGTTCGCGCTCTCGGGCGGCGAAGACCACGCGCTCCTGGCGACGTTCGCCCGTCCCGATGTCCTCCCCGTCGGGTTCCACCCCATCGGTCGCGTGGAGCCGGCCGGCGAGCACGCGGTGCTGGTCGACGGCCACACGCACGCCGGCACCGGTGGGTGGGATCCGTACCGCGACTGGGACGCGCACGGCGGGTAG